Proteins from a genomic interval of Nicotiana tomentosiformis chloroplast, complete genome:
- a CDS encoding hypothetical protein (ORF79) produces the protein MMYGIYDKGGSIDRSCHIGPSWTSNCFDLNYPENAMPDIYQKDGQSNLFLDSLKEVNRVPIEICKKQVRLRVFLILNGM, from the coding sequence GTGATGTATGGAATATATGACAAAGGTGGATCTATTGATCGGTCATGTCATATAGGCCCGAGTTGGACATCCAATTGCTTCGATTTGAATTATCCGGAGAATGCAATGCCTGATATATATCAAAAAGATGGACAATCAAACCTATTTCTCGATTCACTCAAAGAGGTGAATAGGGTCCCAATAGAGATATGTAAAAAGCAGGTCCGATTACGCGTATTCCTAATCCTAAATGGAATGTAA
- a CDS encoding hypothetical protein (ORF70B), whose product MKFINEVVNGRVTIILFVVTNLVCVPKKRNLSIFRGLKGAWKRIRTLEWKRDVTPVPSESVVNPISDRGS is encoded by the coding sequence ATGAAATTCATAAATGAAGTAGTTAATGGTAGGGTTACCATTATCCTTTTTGTAGTGACGAATCTTGTATGTGTTCCTAAGAAAAGGAATTTGTCCATTTTTCGGGGTCTCAAAGGGGCGTGGAAACGCATAAGAACTCTTGAATGGAAAAGAGATGTAACTCCAGTTCCTTCGGAATCGGTAGTCAATCCTATTTCCGATAGGGGCAGTTGA
- a CDS encoding hypothetical protein (ORF131), which yields MKIMVKIGFNCQLPLSEIGLTTDSEGTGVTSLFHSRVLMRFHAPLRPRKMDKFLFLGTHTRFVTTKRIMVTLPLTTSFMNFIVIEIHVLPRQNLELAILLPSRQRFTSVERMIHSDRHESPTTLPESMLYI from the coding sequence ATGAAAATAATGGTCAAAATCGGATTCAATTGTCAACTGCCCCTATCGGAAATAGGATTGACTACCGATTCCGAAGGAACTGGAGTTACATCTCTTTTCCATTCAAGAGTTCTTATGCGTTTCCACGCCCCTTTGAGACCCCGAAAAATGGACAAATTCCTTTTCTTAGGAACACATACAAGATTCGTCACTACAAAAAGGATAATGGTAACCCTACCATTAACTACTTCATTTATGAATTTCATAGTAATAGAAATACATGTCCTACCGAGACAGAATTTGGAACTTGCTATCCTCTTGCCTAGCAGGCAAAGATTTACCTCCGTGGAAAGGATGATTCATTCGGATCGACATGAGAGTCCAACTACATTGCCAGAATCCATGTTGTATATTTGA
- the ndhB gene encoding NADH dehydrogenase subunit 2, translating to MIWHVQNENFILDSTRIFMKAFHLLLFDGSLIFPECILIFGLILLLMIDSTSDQKDIPWLYFISSTSLVMSITALLFRWREEPMISFSGNFQTNNFNEIFQFLILLCSTLCIPLSVEYIECTEMAITEFLLFVLTATLGGMFLCGANDLITIFVAPECFSLCSYLLSGYTKKDVRSNEATMKYLLMGGASSSILVHGFSWLYGSSGGEIELQEIVNGLINTQMYNSPGISIALIFITVGIGFKLSPAPSHQWTPDVYEGSPTPVVAFLSVTSKVAASASATRIFDIPFYFSSNEWHLLLEILAILSMILGNLIAITQTSMKRMLAYSSIGQIGYVIIGIIVGDSNDGYASMITYMLFYISMNLGTFACIVLFGLRTGTDNIRDYAGLYTKDPFLALSLALCLLSLGGLPPLAGFFGKLYLFWCGWQAGLYFLVLIGLLTSVVSIYYYLKIIKLLMTGRNQEITPHVRNYRRSPLRSNNSIELSMIVCVIASTIPGISMNPIIAIAQDSLF from the exons ATGATCTGGCATGTACAGAATGAAAACTTCATTCTCGATTCTACGAGAATTTTTATGAAAGCCTTTCATTTGCTTCTCTTCGATGGAAGTTTGATTTTCCCAGAATGTATCCTAATTTTTGGCCTAATTCTTCTTCTGATGATCGATTCAACCTCTGATCAAAAAGATATACCTTGGTTATATTTCATCTCTTCAACAAGTTTAGTAATGAGCATAACGGCCCTATTGTTCCGATGGAGAGAAGAACCTATGATTAGCTTTTCGGGAAATTTCCAAACGAACAATTTCAACGAAATCTTTCAATTTCTTATTTTACTATGTTCAACTCTATGTATTCCTCTATCCGTAGAGTACATTGAATGTACAGAAATGGCTATAACAGAGTTTCTCTTATTCGTATTAACAGCTACTCTAGGGGGAATGTTTTTATGCGGTGCTAACGATTTAATAACTATCTTTGTAGCCCCAGAATGTTTCAGTTTATGCTCCTACCTATTATCTGGATATACCAAGAAAGATGTACGGTCTAATGAGGCTACTATGAAATATTTACTCATGGGTGGGGCAAGCTCTTCTATTCTGGTTCATGGTTTCTCTTGGCTATATGGTTCATCCGGGGGAGAGATTGAGCTTCAAGAAATAGTAAACGGTCTTATCAATACACAAATGTATAACTCCCCAGGAATTTCAATTGCGCTCATATTCATTACCGTAGGAATTGGGTTCAAGCTTTCCCCAGCCCCTTCTCATCAATGGACTCCTGACGTATACGAAGGA TCTCCCACTCCAGTCGTTGCCTTTCTTTCTGTTACTTCGAAAGTAGCTGCTTCAGCTTCAGCCACTCGAATTTTCGATATTCCTTTTTATTTCTCATCAAACGAATGGCATCTTCTTCTGGAAATCCTAGCTATTCTTAGCATGATATTGGGAAATCTCATTGCTATTACTCAAACAAGCATGAAACGTATGCTTGCATATTCGTCCATAGGCCAAATCGGATATGTAATTATTGGAATAATTGTTGGAGACTCAAATGATGGATATGCAAGCATGATAACTTATATGCTGTTCTATATCTCCATGAATCTAGGAACTTTTGCTTGCATTGTATTATTTGGTCTACGTACCGGAACTGATAACATTCGAGATTATGCAGGATTATACACAAAAGATCCTTTTTTGGCTCTCTCTTTAGCCCTATGTCTCTTATCCCTAGGAGGTCTTCCTCCACTAGCAGGTTTTTTCGGAAAACTCTATTTATTCTGGTGTGGATGGCAGGCAGGCCTATATTTCTTGGTTTTAATAGGACTCCTTACAAGCGTTGTTTCTATCTACTATTATCTAAAAATAATAAAGTTATTAATGACTGGACGAAACCAAGAAATAACCCCTCACGTGCGAAATTATCGAAGATCCCCTTTAAGATCAAACAATTCCATCGAATTGAGTATGATTGTATGTGTGATAGCATCTACTATACCAGGAATATCAATGAACCCGATTATTGCAATTGCTCAGGATAGCCTTTTTTAG
- the rps7 gene encoding ribosomal protein S7: protein MSRRGTAEKKTAKSDPIYRNRLVNMLVNRILKHGKKSLAYQIIYRAVKKIQQKTETNPLSVLRQAIRGVTPDITVKARRVGGSTHQVPIEIGSTQGKALAIRWLLAASRKRPGRNMAFKLSSELVDAAKGSGDAIRKKEETHRMAEANRAFAHFR from the coding sequence ATGTCACGTCGAGGTACTGCAGAAAAAAAAACAGCAAAATCCGATCCAATTTATCGTAATCGATTAGTTAACATGTTGGTTAACCGTATTCTGAAACACGGAAAAAAATCATTGGCTTATCAAATTATCTATCGAGCCGTGAAAAAGATTCAACAAAAGACAGAAACAAATCCACTATCCGTTTTACGTCAAGCAATACGTGGAGTAACTCCCGATATAACAGTAAAAGCAAGACGTGTAGGTGGATCGACTCATCAAGTTCCCATTGAAATAGGATCCACACAAGGAAAAGCACTTGCCATTCGTTGGTTATTAGCGGCATCCCGAAAACGTCCGGGTCGAAATATGGCTTTCAAATTAAGTTCCGAATTAGTGGATGCTGCCAAAGGGAGTGGCGATGCCATACGCAAAAAGGAAGAGACTCATAGAATGGCAGAGGCAAATAGAGCTTTTGCACATTTTCGTTAA